TCAGCGAGTCGATCAGCGCCTCGGAGAGGTCGTAGCTGAATCCTTCGCGGACCACGACCCGCATCACCGCGACGTCGGTGGCGGCGTCGGGCATGGTGTAGGCGGGGACCTGCCAGCCGTCGGTCCGCAGCCGTTCGGATACGTCGAAGACGGTATAGGGAACGTCCTTCTTGAGCATGAAGGAGAAGACGGGGATCGCCGTACCGTCGCTCAGCAGGGTGAACGGGCCCACCTCTTCGACCCGCTTCGCGGTGCGTACGGCGAGCTCGCGCAGCGACTGCATCACCTTCCGGTATCCGGACCAGCCCAACCGGAGGAAGTTGTAGTACTGGCCGACGATCTGGTTGCCCGGCCGGGAGAAGTTGAGGGTGAAGGTGGGCATGTCGCCACCCAGGTAGTTCACATGGAAGACCAGGTCCTCGGGGAGATCCTCGGCTTCGCGCCAGACCACGAATCCCACACCGGGGTAGACCAGCCCGTACTTGTGACCGGAGACGTTGATGGACTTGACCATCGGCAGCCGGAAGTCCCACTCGAGATCGGGCTGGAGGAACGGCGCGACGAACCCGCCGCTCGCGGCATCCACGTGCACCGGCACCGACAGCCCGTTGGCCTCGTTGTGGGCGACGACCGCGTCGTGGATCTCCTTGATGGGCTCGTATTCGCCGGTGTAGGTGGTGCCGAGGATCGCGACGACACCAATGGTGTTTTCGTCGATCCGCTCGACGACCTCGTCCGGGGTGACGACGTAACGACCGGGCTGCATCGGTATGTAACGCGGCTCGACGTCCCAGTAGCGGCAGAACTTCTCCCACACCACCTGCACGTTGGATCCGAGAATCATGTTCGGCCGGTCCGTCGGCTGCTTCGCGGCCACCCGCCGGGACCGCCACTTCCATTTCATGGCCAGCCCGGCGAGCATCACGGCCTCACTCGAGCCGATCGTCGACGTACCCGTGGCGTTGCCGCGCGCATCGGCATTGAACATGTGGGCGACCATGTTGACGCAGCGACGCTCGATGTCCGCGGTCTGCGGATACTCGTCCTTGTCGATCATGTTCTTGTCGAACGCCTCGGCCATCAGCAGGTCGGCCTCCGGCTCCATCCACGTCGTGACGAAGGTCGCCAGGTTCAGCCGGGAACTGCCGTCGAGCAGCAATTCGTCGTGAATCAGCCGGTAGGCGGCCACCGGTTCGGTGCCCTCATCCGGCATCCGGAACTTGGGGATCGGCTGCAGGTCGAGCCGTTGGGTGTAGGCCGGGGTCACCGTATATTCCGCGTCCGGCTCCCCGCTCGACGTATGCCTGCTCACCATCGACCCTCCCGCCGCCACGTCGCCCCACTATGGACGATGCCCCAGCCTTTCCGGACGTGCCGACGCCGGCATCACCCCGTCGGGATGAAGCCGGGTGGGAGC
Above is a genomic segment from Mycobacteriales bacterium containing:
- a CDS encoding glutamate decarboxylase, coding for MVSRHTSSGEPDAEYTVTPAYTQRLDLQPIPKFRMPDEGTEPVAAYRLIHDELLLDGSSRLNLATFVTTWMEPEADLLMAEAFDKNMIDKDEYPQTADIERRCVNMVAHMFNADARGNATGTSTIGSSEAVMLAGLAMKWKWRSRRVAAKQPTDRPNMILGSNVQVVWEKFCRYWDVEPRYIPMQPGRYVVTPDEVVERIDENTIGVVAILGTTYTGEYEPIKEIHDAVVAHNEANGLSVPVHVDAASGGFVAPFLQPDLEWDFRLPMVKSINVSGHKYGLVYPGVGFVVWREAEDLPEDLVFHVNYLGGDMPTFTLNFSRPGNQIVGQYYNFLRLGWSGYRKVMQSLRELAVRTAKRVEEVGPFTLLSDGTAIPVFSFMLKKDVPYTVFDVSERLRTDGWQVPAYTMPDAATDVAVMRVVVREGFSYDLSEALIDSLKNAVDFLTKNPPRASTARPGFSHT